A single window of Podarcis raffonei isolate rPodRaf1 chromosome 9, rPodRaf1.pri, whole genome shotgun sequence DNA harbors:
- the ZDHHC2 gene encoding palmitoyltransferase ZDHHC2, with protein sequence MGCGKMAAPAGPAASSSISLSRSSSRSRAGGVRRSCQWLIYWVPVLFIGSIVAWSYYAYVGQLCLITMTNIGEKVVCLLAYHLFFTMFVWSYWKTIFTSPMNPSKEYHLTYADKELLDRETRSEIHQEVLRRAAKDLPVYTRTMSGAIRYCDRCQLVKPDRCHHCSVCDKCILKMDHHCPWVNNCVGFSNYKFFLLFLAYSLLYCLFIVATDLQYFIKFWTNGLPDTQAKFHIMFLFFAAAMFSVSLSSLFGYHCWLVTKNKSTLEAFRAPVFRHGTDKNGFSLGFDKNLRQVFGDEKKYWFLPVFSSLGDGCSFPTCLVNQDPEQASTPSGHSSSNKNENSHHFPAKPLRDSQSHLLTDSQSWTETSTSIENNKSGMTNPALTMENET encoded by the exons ATGGGGTGCGGGAAGATGGCGGCGCCGGCAGGGCCGGCGGCTTCGTCGAGCATCTCACTGTCCCGCAGCAGCAGCCGCTCTCGAGCGGGAGGCGTGAGGAGAAGCTGCCAGTGGCTCATTTACTGGGTGCCGGTTCTCTTCATCGGGAGCATCGTCGCCTGGTCCTACTACGCGTACGTCGGCCAGCTCTGCTTGA TAACCATGACAAATATTGGAGAAAAAG TGGTGTGCCTGCTTGCCTACCATCTATTTTTCACGATGTTTGTGTGGTCTTACTGGAAAACAATCTTTACATCACCAATGAATCCTTCCAAAGAA TACCACCTGACCTATGCAGATAAGGAACTGTTAGACAGAGAAACTAGAAGCGAAATCCATCAGGAAGTGCTGAGGAGAGCAGCCAAGGACCTCCCCGTCTACACAAGAACAATGTCTGGAG caatCAGATACTGTGACAGATGCCAACTTGTAAAACCAGACCGTTGTCATCACTGCTCTGTTTGTGATAA ATGTATTTTGAAAATGGATCATCACTGCCCTTG GGTGAACAACTGTGTTGGATTTTCCAATTACaaatttttccttcttttcttggCATATTCTCTGTTATACTGCCTTTTCATTGTTGCAACCGATTTACAGTATTTTATTAAATTCTGGACa AATGGCCTTCCTGATACTCAAGCCAAGTtccatattatgtttttattctttGCCGCAGCCATGTTTTCTGTCAGCTTATCATCTCTCTTTGGATATCACTGTTGGTTAGTGACCAAAAATAAATCAACATTAG AGGCATTCAGAGCACCTGTTTTTCGACATGGAACAGATAAGAATGGATTTAGCTTGGGATTTGACAAAAACCTAAGACAAGTCTTTGGGGATGAGAAAAAATATTGGTTCCTGCCAGTGTTTTCCAG CCTAGGTGATGGATGCTCCTTTCCTACCTGCCTTGTTAACCAAGATCCTGAGCAGGCTTCTACTCCTTCTGGACATAGTTCTTCAAACAAAAA TGAGAATAGTCATCATTTTCCTGCTAAACCATTACGAGACTCCCAAAGTCATCTCCTTACTGATTCTCAGTCTTGGACAGAAACCAGCACAAGTATTGAAAATAACAAATCGG gtaTGACCAATCCTGCACTAACGATGGAAAATGAAACCTAG